The Georgenia sp. TF02-10 genome window below encodes:
- a CDS encoding DUF4012 domain-containing protein: MPSADASSDRAHGQRRGAGSGHGSRSGHGVGSGRGSESGRRRRSGSGSGRGSERRAGSRRRGIGPVAAVLGALAFVVLLVAVVLALDARTAYAALRDAQQDVTVLQEHVLAGDGEAAAAASADLQDDASTARDAMTGPHWDLAAAVPRLGANVRAVQVVSEVVDDVATGALPPLLDAVAVLHPARLVPVDGRIDPAPLAEAAPQVATADDALQAARADLAAVDPATLLPQLRAPLGQLTDQVADLGGMTGTASRAARLLPTMLGTDGPRDYLVLVQNNSEPRALGGLPGAVVLLRADDGRIEFVEQRSAASLNRFPTPVVELTDGERGLYGTQLGRYPGNVTATPDFPRAAQIIREMWRQRTGAEVDGVLSLDPVALQGLLAATGPVTLPTGAQLTGDNAAQVLLNQVYLDVADPAAQDAFYAAAAQAVFAQVLAGGAEPAGLLTALSDAVGEGRLLAWSADPAEQEVLAGTAVAGALRGHVGDAPVVGVYVHDTSGAKIAYYEHLDAEVTATACRPDGSQEIAVKVTLASAAPADAATLPPSLTGGGRVVTAGDTRSQLMVYAPTGSRITAASISDDDATYRPHQHDGLAVAAHTVTLAPGERVTAEYTLITPRELSGAPQVRTTPGPAPGQFSGSTSPCTR, translated from the coding sequence GTGCCGTCCGCCGATGCCAGTTCTGACCGTGCCCATGGGCAGCGCCGCGGGGCGGGGTCGGGCCACGGTTCCAGGTCCGGGCACGGTGTCGGGTCCGGCCGTGGGTCTGAATCCGGTCGCCGTCGCCGGTCCGGTAGCGGATCGGGTCGCGGCTCCGAGCGCCGCGCCGGCTCCCGCCGCCGCGGGATCGGCCCGGTAGCGGCGGTCCTCGGCGCCCTCGCGTTCGTCGTCCTCCTGGTCGCCGTCGTCCTCGCGCTGGACGCGCGCACCGCCTACGCCGCCCTCCGCGACGCCCAGCAGGACGTCACCGTCCTGCAGGAGCACGTCCTGGCCGGCGACGGCGAGGCGGCGGCCGCCGCGTCGGCCGACCTGCAGGACGACGCCAGCACCGCCCGGGACGCAATGACCGGCCCGCACTGGGACCTGGCCGCCGCCGTCCCCCGGCTCGGCGCGAACGTCCGGGCCGTGCAGGTGGTCAGCGAGGTGGTGGACGACGTCGCCACCGGCGCGCTGCCACCCCTCCTCGACGCCGTCGCCGTCCTCCACCCCGCCCGCCTGGTCCCGGTGGACGGCCGGATCGACCCGGCGCCGCTGGCCGAGGCCGCCCCGCAGGTCGCCACGGCCGACGACGCCCTGCAGGCCGCCCGGGCGGACCTGGCTGCGGTGGACCCCGCCACCCTGCTGCCCCAGCTCCGCGCGCCGCTCGGCCAGCTCACCGACCAGGTGGCCGACCTCGGCGGCATGACCGGCACGGCCTCCCGCGCGGCCCGGCTCCTGCCGACCATGCTGGGCACCGACGGCCCCCGCGACTACCTCGTCCTGGTGCAGAACAACAGCGAGCCCCGGGCCCTCGGCGGCCTGCCCGGCGCCGTCGTCCTGCTCCGCGCCGACGACGGCCGGATCGAGTTCGTCGAGCAGCGCTCCGCCGCCTCCCTCAACCGGTTCCCCACCCCGGTCGTGGAGCTGACCGACGGCGAGCGCGGTCTCTACGGCACCCAGCTGGGCCGGTACCCGGGCAACGTCACCGCCACCCCGGACTTCCCCCGGGCCGCCCAGATCATCCGGGAGATGTGGCGCCAGCGCACCGGGGCGGAGGTGGACGGCGTGCTGTCCCTCGACCCCGTCGCGCTGCAGGGCCTGCTCGCGGCCACCGGCCCGGTCACCCTGCCCACCGGCGCCCAGCTCACCGGGGACAACGCCGCCCAGGTCCTGCTCAACCAGGTCTACCTCGACGTCGCCGACCCCGCCGCCCAGGACGCCTTCTACGCCGCCGCGGCCCAGGCGGTCTTCGCCCAGGTGCTGGCCGGGGGAGCGGAGCCGGCCGGGCTCCTCACCGCCCTCTCCGACGCCGTCGGCGAAGGACGCCTGCTCGCCTGGTCCGCCGACCCGGCCGAGCAGGAGGTCCTGGCCGGCACCGCGGTCGCCGGCGCGCTGCGCGGCCACGTCGGCGACGCGCCCGTGGTGGGCGTGTACGTGCACGACACCAGCGGCGCGAAGATCGCCTACTACGAGCACCTCGACGCCGAGGTCACCGCCACCGCCTGCCGGCCCGACGGCTCCCAGGAGATCGCCGTGAAGGTCACCCTCGCCTCCGCGGCACCGGCCGACGCCGCGACGCTCCCGCCGTCGCTGACCGGCGGCGGCCGGGTGGTGACCGCCGGCGACACCCGGTCCCAGCTCATGGTCTACGCCCCCACCGGCAGCCGGATCACCGCGGCCAGCATCAGCGACGACGACGCCACCTACCGCCCGCACCAGCACGACGGGCTGGCCGTCGCCGCGCACACCGTGACGCTCGCGCCGGGGGAGCGGGTGACCGCGGAGTACACCCTGATCACGCCCCGCGAGCTGTCCGGGGCGCCCCAGGTCCGGACCACGCCCGGTCCAGCACCCGGACAGTTCAGCGGTTCCACTTCCCCATGTACTCGATGA
- a CDS encoding CAP domain-containing protein, whose protein sequence is MAAEEYAAELFTLTNAARADEGLPALRASACAEEAALDRAAALVGRPLEHAPLQPVLEACGVDLAAENLVDSDAAAADVVEAWMGSPGHRNNIVDPALESLGVGCVPHEGERLCAQIFLAG, encoded by the coding sequence GTGGCGGCGGAGGAGTATGCCGCAGAGCTCTTCACCCTGACCAACGCCGCCCGCGCGGACGAGGGCCTGCCCGCGCTGCGCGCGTCCGCGTGCGCCGAGGAGGCGGCCCTTGACCGGGCGGCTGCCCTGGTCGGCCGCCCGCTCGAGCATGCGCCGCTCCAGCCCGTGCTGGAGGCGTGCGGCGTCGACCTCGCCGCCGAGAACCTGGTGGACAGCGACGCCGCCGCGGCCGACGTCGTCGAGGCGTGGATGGGCTCACCCGGGCACCGCAACAACATCGTCGACCCGGCGCTGGAGAGCCTGGGAGTCGGGTGCGTGCCGCACGAGGGGGAGCGCCTCTGCGCGCAGATCTTCCTGGCGGGCTGA
- a CDS encoding type II toxin-antitoxin system Phd/YefM family antitoxin yields the protein MGTVRTGIGGRHGADDRARCRGADRTRQAGWGGPGDCRGRAWSSAHDAQATRPCCLSSRMLRFVHRLEASSVETITHRQLRHDSSRVLARVAAGESFVVTNHGKVAAVIVPPPETELDRLAAAGSLSPARSTRRPLTELPRATNLTSREVLEDLRGDR from the coding sequence ATGGGCACGGTCAGAACTGGCATCGGCGGACGGCACGGCGCTGATGATAGGGCCCGGTGCCGCGGAGCGGACCGGACCCGCCAGGCGGGGTGGGGCGGCCCTGGTGACTGCAGGGGACGGGCTTGGTCCTCGGCTCACGATGCGCAGGCGACTCGCCCCTGCTGCCTCAGCTCCCGAATGCTACGGTTCGTACACCGGTTGGAGGCGAGCAGTGTGGAGACGATTACGCACCGCCAGCTGCGGCACGACAGCAGTCGCGTCCTCGCCCGGGTCGCGGCTGGAGAGTCGTTCGTGGTGACCAACCACGGAAAGGTTGCCGCAGTCATCGTGCCGCCCCCCGAGACCGAGCTGGACCGGCTCGCCGCTGCCGGCAGCCTAAGCCCAGCCCGCTCTACGCGACGGCCACTGACGGAGTTGCCCCGTGCGACCAACCTGACCAGCCGTGAGGTGCTGGAGGACCTTCGAGGCGATAGGTGA
- a CDS encoding LLM class flavin-dependent oxidoreductase gives MKLSIVDLGTVAPGTTETDALADSLETARHAEAAGFHRIWFAEHHLSRSGASHHPELLIAAAISQTTSIRLGSGAVLMNHYSPLKVAEVFKQLEAMAPGRIDLGMGRATAGPVIDLALQRDRQNPVQADHQQQVLETLAWLYEAFPADHPFAGHPLMPSVPQVPQTWLLGSSPNGSNLAAGLGIGYTFAGFINPPGAAPALRHYRENFQPQGFGLDSPRAILAVNVTVGDTRAEGEHLASSPKGYYARLRREGGGAMVPSADEAAREMSEAEKAEPTAIVDGRWPRFVAGGPDDVRATLEQMIEESGADEVMVQDLIADPVARRHSHNLLAQAFGLAPRGSSTQD, from the coding sequence ATGAAGCTGTCCATCGTCGACCTGGGGACCGTCGCCCCCGGCACCACCGAGACCGATGCCCTGGCCGACTCCCTGGAAACCGCCCGGCACGCCGAGGCAGCCGGCTTCCACCGGATCTGGTTCGCGGAGCACCACCTGAGCCGCTCGGGCGCCTCCCACCACCCCGAGCTCCTCATCGCGGCGGCCATCTCGCAGACCACCAGCATCCGGCTCGGCTCCGGCGCCGTGCTGATGAACCACTACAGCCCGCTCAAGGTCGCCGAGGTGTTCAAGCAGCTCGAGGCCATGGCGCCCGGCCGGATCGACCTCGGCATGGGACGCGCCACCGCCGGTCCCGTCATCGACCTGGCCCTGCAGCGCGACCGCCAGAACCCCGTCCAGGCCGACCACCAGCAGCAGGTCCTGGAGACCCTGGCATGGCTGTACGAGGCCTTCCCCGCCGACCACCCCTTCGCCGGTCACCCCCTGATGCCCAGCGTTCCCCAGGTCCCCCAGACCTGGCTCCTCGGCTCCAGCCCGAACGGCTCCAACCTGGCCGCCGGGCTCGGCATCGGCTACACCTTCGCCGGGTTCATCAACCCCCCGGGCGCGGCGCCTGCCCTGCGCCACTACCGCGAGAACTTCCAGCCCCAGGGCTTCGGGCTGGACTCCCCGCGCGCCATCCTCGCGGTCAACGTCACCGTCGGTGACACGAGGGCCGAGGGCGAGCACCTGGCCAGCTCACCCAAGGGCTACTACGCCCGCCTGCGCCGTGAGGGCGGCGGGGCGATGGTCCCCTCGGCCGACGAGGCGGCGCGGGAGATGAGCGAGGCCGAGAAGGCCGAGCCCACCGCCATCGTCGACGGCCGGTGGCCCAGGTTCGTGGCCGGCGGTCCCGACGACGTGCGCGCCACGCTGGAGCAGATGATCGAGGAGAGCGGCGCCGACGAGGTCATGGTGCAGGACCTGATCGCCGACCCGGTCGCCCGGCGCCACTCC
- a CDS encoding type II toxin-antitoxin system VapC family toxin gives MIRYLDTSAALKLLVDEPHSDALAADLERSLQDGDHLVASWLLYTELHCAAQRRRGILVDAVNGVLDAVGLIDLKREDLHRAATSAWGLRSADAIHLATALRIHADQLVSYDDELTATAADAGLPTASPGR, from the coding sequence GTGATCCGCTACCTGGACACGTCGGCCGCGCTGAAGCTCCTCGTCGATGAACCTCATTCCGACGCGCTCGCTGCCGACCTGGAACGTTCGCTCCAGGATGGCGACCATCTCGTCGCCTCCTGGCTCCTCTACACCGAGCTCCACTGCGCCGCCCAACGGCGCCGCGGCATTCTTGTTGATGCCGTCAACGGCGTGCTGGACGCCGTTGGTCTCATCGACCTGAAACGCGAGGATCTTCACCGTGCAGCGACCTCAGCCTGGGGCCTGCGGAGTGCGGACGCGATCCACCTCGCCACCGCCCTACGCATCCACGCCGACCAGCTCGTCAGTTACGACGACGAGCTCACCGCGACAGCCGCGGACGCCGGCCTCCCTACAGCCAGCCCCGGACGCTGA
- a CDS encoding LPXTG cell wall anchor domain-containing protein, with amino-acid sequence MNRRLATAAATAVLVLSPAAAFAYTGDPYDLDVPGQVAEGQPFQVVLEGPVENPQFTLTVASDAVPDSAIEIAGSQSLTKPTAAGVSTFSVTLHEEAVYSLTGVNAAGDVVESATITVGTPGTGGGAPGAGAGGAGAGGAGAGQGAGAGAGQGTSATGQSNLPRTGTTSAPLVAGAAALLAAGAGTMAYARRRQAQH; translated from the coding sequence ATGAACCGACGTCTCGCCACAGCCGCCGCCACGGCCGTGCTGGTGCTCTCCCCAGCCGCCGCCTTCGCCTACACCGGAGACCCGTACGACCTCGACGTCCCCGGGCAGGTCGCCGAGGGGCAGCCCTTCCAGGTCGTGCTGGAGGGCCCGGTGGAGAACCCGCAGTTCACCCTGACCGTCGCCTCGGACGCCGTGCCGGACTCCGCGATCGAGATCGCCGGCAGCCAGAGCCTCACCAAGCCGACCGCCGCCGGGGTGTCCACCTTCTCCGTGACCCTGCACGAGGAGGCCGTGTACAGCCTCACCGGCGTCAACGCCGCGGGTGATGTGGTCGAGTCGGCCACGATCACCGTCGGCACGCCCGGCACCGGTGGCGGCGCCCCCGGTGCTGGCGCCGGCGGTGCTGGCGCCGGCGGTGCTGGCGCCGGCCAGGGAGCGGGTGCGGGTGCGGGCCAGGGCACCTCGGCCACCGGGCAGTCCAACCTGCCGCGGACCGGTACCACCAGCGCCCCGCTGGTCGCCGGCGCTGCCGCCCTGCTCGCTGCCGGAGCCGGCACCATGGCCTACGCCCGTCGCCGTCAGGCCCAGCACTGA
- a CDS encoding MarR family winged helix-turn-helix transcriptional regulator yields the protein MDEGMDECGLDDLERSLAAVLRLLADRATVDDIARRSGYDLPPASWSLLEYLDARGALRVSDIAACHGVDISSVTPRLKRLETAGLVSRARVPTDARASLISISPAGVRALESVHAARREIVAQVLDGTDPAQLAITAEVLTRMADRLSNPSSRSAAVDPSSASPELAGARGA from the coding sequence ATGGACGAGGGCATGGACGAGTGCGGTCTGGACGATCTCGAGCGCTCCCTGGCGGCCGTCCTTCGGCTGCTCGCGGACCGCGCCACCGTGGACGACATCGCCCGGCGCTCTGGTTACGACCTCCCCCCGGCCTCCTGGAGCCTGTTGGAGTACCTCGACGCCCGCGGCGCCCTGCGCGTGTCTGACATCGCCGCCTGCCACGGCGTGGACATCTCCTCGGTCACCCCGCGCCTCAAGCGCCTGGAGACGGCCGGGCTGGTCTCGCGGGCACGGGTGCCCACCGACGCGCGCGCCTCCCTGATCAGCATCAGCCCCGCGGGCGTCCGTGCCCTGGAGAGCGTCCACGCGGCCAGGCGAGAGATCGTGGCGCAGGTCCTCGACGGCACCGACCCCGCGCAGCTCGCGATCACCGCCGAGGTTCTCACGCGCATGGCGGACCGCCTGTCCAACCCGTCCAGTCGCTCGGCAGCGGTCGATCCTTCGTCCGCCAGCCCTGAGCTGGCCGGCGCGCGGGGAGCGTAG